A window of Costertonia aggregata contains these coding sequences:
- the rpsM gene encoding 30S ribosomal protein S13: protein MARIAGIDIPKQKRGVIALTYIFGIGNSRAKEILATAKVSEDTKVSDWNDDEIGKIRDAVSSYTIEGELRSETQLNIKRLMDIGCYRGIRHRSGLPLRGQRTKNNSRTRKGKRKTVANKKKATK from the coding sequence ATGGCAAGAATTGCAGGTATAGACATACCAAAACAGAAAAGAGGAGTTATAGCCCTTACCTATATTTTTGGTATCGGTAATAGTAGGGCCAAGGAAATTTTGGCAACCGCTAAAGTAAGTGAAGATACCAAAGTATCGGACTGGAACGATGATGAGATAGGAAAAATCCGTGATGCGGTCTCTTCCTATACAATTGAAGGGGAATTGCGTTCTGAAACCCAATTGAACATCAAGCGCTTGATGGATATTGGTTGTTATAGGGGTATACGTCACAGATCTGGTTTGCCGTTAAGAGGACAGCGTACCAAAAACAACTCAAGAACAAGAAAAGGGAAAAGAAAAACTGTTGCCAATAAGAAGAAGGCGACTAAATAA
- the rplF gene encoding 50S ribosomal protein L6, translating into MSRIGNNPVAIPEGVTVEVADNVVTVKGKLGELTQEYSSVSVKVEDGQLWVTRPSDSKDHKAKHGLYRSLMLNMIEGVSKGWTKELELVGVGYRANNQGQKLDLALGFSHNIVLDLAPEVKVETVSEKGKNPIIKLTSHDKQLVGQIAAKIRGFRKPEPYKGKGIRFVGEQLRRKAGKSA; encoded by the coding sequence ATGTCTAGAATAGGTAATAATCCAGTTGCGATTCCTGAAGGAGTAACCGTTGAGGTCGCTGATAACGTAGTTACCGTTAAGGGTAAATTGGGAGAGCTGACCCAGGAATATTCGAGTGTTTCCGTCAAAGTTGAAGACGGGCAACTTTGGGTGACCAGACCTTCCGATTCCAAAGACCACAAAGCTAAACACGGTCTGTACAGGTCCTTGATGTTGAATATGATAGAAGGAGTTTCTAAAGGATGGACCAAAGAACTTGAATTGGTAGGTGTAGGATATCGTGCCAATAACCAAGGGCAAAAGTTGGATTTGGCCTTAGGTTTCTCACATAATATCGTTTTGGATTTGGCTCCCGAAGTAAAAGTCGAAACGGTTTCAGAAAAAGGAAAAAATCCTATCATAAAACTCACTTCGCACGATAAGCAGTTAGTGGGTCAGATAGCGGCAAAAATAAGAGGCTTCCGTAAGCCAGAACCTTACAAAGGAAAGGGTATCAGGTTTGTTGGTGAGCAATTAAGAAGAAAAGCAGGTAAATCGGCCTAA
- the rplR gene encoding 50S ribosomal protein L18: MGLSKIERRQRIRRRIRKVSVGTAERPRLSVFRSNKEIYAQLIDDTKGVTLLAVSSRDKDLDVKGTKTEIANLVGKAVAEKAKKAGIEAVAFDRGGNLYHGRVKSLAEGAREAGLKF, from the coding sequence ATGGGATTATCGAAAATAGAAAGAAGACAACGCATAAGAAGGAGAATCCGTAAGGTATCCGTTGGAACTGCGGAAAGACCAAGACTATCCGTTTTTAGAAGTAACAAAGAGATTTACGCTCAATTGATAGACGATACCAAAGGCGTTACCTTGTTGGCCGTATCATCTAGGGATAAAGATTTGGATGTTAAGGGAACTAAGACAGAAATAGCCAATTTGGTTGGTAAAGCTGTTGCGGAAAAAGCAAAAAAGGCTGGTATTGAAGCCGTTGCTTTTGATAGGGGCGGCAATCTATATCATGGTAGGGTAAAATCATTGGCTGAAGGGGCTAGAGAAGCAGGACTTAAATTCTAA
- the rpsD gene encoding 30S ribosomal protein S4 — protein MARYTGPKSKIARKFGEAIFGDDKSFEKKNFPPGQHGNARRRGKKSEYAIQLMEKQKAKYTYGILERQFRNIFAKANRSKGVTGEVLLQLCESRLDNVVYRMGISPTRSGARQLVSHRHITVNGELVNIPSYSLKAGDVVGVREKSKSLQAIQDALAANSSVYEWITWNSEKKEGTFVSVPERLQIPENIKEQLIVELYSK, from the coding sequence ATGGCAAGATACACAGGACCAAAATCAAAAATTGCACGTAAGTTCGGAGAAGCAATTTTTGGAGACGATAAGTCTTTCGAAAAGAAAAATTTTCCTCCAGGACAACACGGAAACGCAAGACGTCGCGGAAAAAAATCCGAATATGCTATCCAATTAATGGAAAAGCAGAAAGCTAAATACACCTATGGCATTTTAGAACGTCAATTTAGAAATATTTTTGCAAAAGCGAATAGAAGCAAGGGAGTTACCGGTGAGGTATTGCTTCAATTGTGCGAATCAAGATTGGATAACGTGGTTTACAGAATGGGCATTTCCCCAACAAGAAGCGGAGCCAGACAATTGGTTTCCCACAGACACATCACTGTCAACGGTGAGTTGGTAAACATACCTTCATATTCGTTAAAAGCCGGTGACGTCGTAGGAGTTAGGGAGAAATCAAAATCTTTGCAGGCCATACAGGACGCCTTGGCGGCAAATAGTAGTGTTTACGAATGGATTACTTGGAACTCGGAAAAAAAGGAAGGTACTTTTGTCTCTGTTCCGGAAAGACTTCAGATTCCTGAAAATATCAAAGAACAATTAATAGTCGAGTTATACTCAAAATAA
- the rplV gene encoding 50S ribosomal protein L22, with translation MGVRKRQMAERIKAEKKQMAFAKLNNCPTSPRKMRLVADLIRGKQIETALATLKFSQKEASRKVEKLLLSAIANWQAKNEDANVEDADLFVKEITVDSGAMLKRLRPAPQGRAHRIRKRSNHVTLVLGSNNNTES, from the coding sequence ATGGGAGTTCGAAAGAGACAGATGGCCGAAAGAATAAAGGCTGAGAAAAAGCAGATGGCTTTTGCAAAACTGAATAATTGCCCAACTTCTCCAAGGAAAATGCGGTTGGTCGCTGATTTGATAAGAGGTAAGCAAATAGAAACTGCTTTGGCCACTTTGAAATTCAGCCAAAAAGAGGCTTCCAGAAAAGTGGAGAAACTGTTATTGTCCGCTATTGCAAATTGGCAAGCCAAAAACGAAGATGCAAATGTTGAGGATGCTGACCTTTTTGTAAAGGAGATTACAGTAGATAGTGGCGCTATGTTGAAAAGATTGAGACCTGCTCCTCAAGGAAGGGCGCATAGAATAAGAAAACGTTCCAACCATGTGACTTTGGTTTTGGGATCTAACAATAATACAGAAAGCTAG
- the rpsS gene encoding 30S ribosomal protein S19: protein MARSLKKGPYVHHSLDKKVQQNVESGKKTVIKTWSRASMITPDFVGQTIAVHNGRQFVPVYVTENMVGHKLGEFSPTRSFRGHAGAKNKGKK from the coding sequence ATGGCACGTTCATTAAAAAAAGGACCTTACGTTCATCATAGTTTGGATAAAAAAGTTCAGCAAAATGTTGAATCTGGTAAGAAAACGGTAATCAAGACATGGTCTAGGGCTTCCATGATAACACCAGATTTTGTTGGTCAAACAATAGCTGTTCACAATGGTAGGCAATTTGTACCAGTATACGTAACAGAGAACATGGTGGGACACAAATTAGGGGAATTTTCACCAACGCGTTCCTTCAGGGGGCATGCAGGTGCTAAGAATAAAGGTAAAAAGTAA
- the rpsC gene encoding 30S ribosomal protein S3 yields the protein MGQKTNPIGNRLGIILGWESNWYGGNDYGDKLAEDDKIRKYIHARLAKASVSRVIIERTLKLITITITTARPGIIIGKGGQEVDKLKEELKKITNKEVQINIFEIKRPELDANLVAASIARQIESRISYRRAIKMAIAATMRMNAEGIKVQISGRLNGAEMARSESFKDGRIPLSTFRAEIDYALQEAQTTYGKLGIKVWIMKGEVYGKRELSPLVGMSKSQGKGGKQDGPKKPRRRK from the coding sequence ATGGGACAGAAAACAAATCCGATAGGAAATCGCTTAGGAATTATTTTAGGATGGGAATCCAACTGGTACGGTGGTAATGATTACGGTGATAAGTTGGCCGAAGATGATAAAATCAGAAAATATATCCATGCACGTCTTGCGAAAGCTAGCGTTTCCAGAGTAATTATAGAGCGTACCTTAAAATTGATAACCATTACCATTACAACAGCCAGACCTGGTATAATAATAGGTAAAGGTGGTCAAGAGGTGGATAAACTCAAAGAAGAGCTCAAAAAAATCACCAACAAAGAGGTCCAAATCAACATATTTGAAATTAAAAGGCCTGAGCTTGATGCCAATTTAGTTGCAGCGAGTATCGCTCGTCAGATAGAAAGTAGGATATCATACAGGAGAGCCATCAAAATGGCTATCGCAGCTACAATGCGTATGAATGCTGAAGGAATCAAAGTTCAAATCTCAGGCAGATTGAATGGTGCGGAGATGGCGCGATCGGAATCTTTTAAAGATGGTAGAATTCCATTATCCACTTTCAGAGCAGAGATTGACTATGCTCTACAAGAAGCTCAAACTACCTATGGTAAACTAGGTATAAAGGTTTGGATAATGAAAGGCGAAGTATATGGTAAGAGAGAATTATCACCTTTGGTAGGCATGTCAAAAAGCCAAGGTAAAGGCGGTAAGCAAGATGGACCAAAGAAACCTCGTCGTAGAAAGTAA
- the rplP gene encoding 50S ribosomal protein L16 has translation MLQPKRTKYRKMQKGRMKGISQRGHQLSNGMFGIKSLDTNFVTARQIEAARIAATRFMKRQGQLWIKIFPDKPITKKPLEVRMGKGKGAPEYFVAVVQPGRIIFEVAGVPMDVAKEALRLAAQKLPVKTKFIVARDYSAQ, from the coding sequence ATGTTACAGCCAAAAAGAACGAAATATCGCAAGATGCAGAAAGGCCGCATGAAGGGGATTTCCCAAAGGGGTCATCAACTTTCAAACGGTATGTTCGGTATTAAATCCTTAGATACGAATTTTGTGACTGCACGTCAGATTGAAGCTGCACGTATCGCTGCCACAAGATTTATGAAAAGACAGGGCCAATTGTGGATTAAAATTTTTCCGGATAAGCCTATTACCAAAAAACCATTGGAAGTGCGTATGGGAAAAGGTAAGGGTGCCCCGGAATATTTTGTTGCCGTCGTCCAGCCCGGGAGGATAATCTTTGAAGTGGCAGGTGTACCAATGGATGTTGCCAAAGAAGCACTTCGTCTTGCGGCCCAAAAGTTACCTGTGAAGACCAAATTTATAGTTGCTAGAGATTATTCAGCACAATAA
- the rpmD gene encoding 50S ribosomal protein L30, with protein sequence MAKIKVKQIKSSIKKPQNQKRTLVALGLKGIGQVVEHEATPNILGMIDKVQHLVSTEEA encoded by the coding sequence ATGGCAAAGATTAAAGTAAAACAGATAAAGAGTAGCATCAAGAAACCTCAAAATCAAAAGAGAACTCTTGTGGCACTTGGTTTAAAAGGTATCGGTCAAGTAGTAGAACATGAAGCTACTCCCAATATCCTTGGAATGATAGATAAAGTACAACATTTGGTCTCGACAGAAGAGGCCTAA
- the secY gene encoding preprotein translocase subunit SecY, producing the protein MKKFFETISNIWKIDELKGRIIMTLGLLLVYRFGAQIVLPGIDSTQLAQLASNTGTDQGIFGLLNAFTGGAFSNASVFALGIMPYISASIVVQLMGIAIPYLQKLQKEGESGRKTINQITRWLTIGICIVQAPAYLYGLGALGVPDSAFLLGKGLNFIVPSVIILVTGCVFAMWLGEKITDKGIGNGISLLIMIGIIATMPQSFIQEFVSRTDNNNGGLMFILIEVIVWFLVILASVLLVMATRQIPVQYARRTASGGYEKNIMGSRQYIPLKLNASGVMPIIFAQAIMFAPGLIGKSFNDTAVGQWMEVQFSDIFGLAYNILFGLLIIIFTYFYTAITVPTNKMADDLKRSGGFIPGIRPGKETGDYLDKIMSLITLPGSIFLALLAVLPAVVVKLGDVQPGWALFYGGTSLLIMVGVAIDTVQQVNSYLLNRHYDGLMKTGKNRKVA; encoded by the coding sequence ATGAAGAAATTTTTCGAGACCATATCCAATATCTGGAAGATTGATGAACTAAAGGGTAGAATCATAATGACCCTCGGCTTATTACTGGTATATCGTTTTGGTGCACAGATAGTACTTCCTGGTATCGATTCTACTCAATTGGCTCAACTTGCTTCCAATACAGGAACCGACCAGGGTATTTTTGGATTGTTGAATGCCTTTACGGGCGGAGCTTTCTCAAATGCATCTGTTTTTGCTTTAGGCATAATGCCATATATATCGGCCTCCATTGTGGTTCAGTTGATGGGTATTGCAATTCCTTATCTTCAAAAATTACAAAAAGAAGGGGAGAGCGGTAGAAAGACCATCAATCAAATAACACGATGGCTGACCATTGGTATATGTATCGTTCAAGCACCGGCTTACTTATATGGTTTAGGCGCTTTAGGCGTTCCGGACAGTGCTTTTTTATTGGGTAAGGGTCTTAATTTCATAGTTCCATCTGTAATCATTTTGGTGACCGGTTGTGTATTTGCAATGTGGTTGGGAGAAAAAATTACGGATAAAGGTATAGGTAATGGTATCTCGTTATTGATTATGATCGGTATTATAGCTACAATGCCACAATCCTTTATTCAGGAATTTGTTTCAAGAACCGATAACAATAATGGCGGACTCATGTTTATCTTGATTGAAGTTATTGTTTGGTTTTTGGTTATTTTGGCAAGTGTACTTTTAGTTATGGCAACCAGGCAAATACCTGTTCAATACGCACGAAGAACAGCATCGGGAGGGTATGAAAAGAATATCATGGGATCTAGACAGTATATTCCGTTAAAGTTGAATGCATCAGGTGTAATGCCAATAATTTTTGCACAAGCAATCATGTTTGCACCAGGTTTGATAGGTAAATCTTTTAATGATACTGCCGTAGGCCAGTGGATGGAAGTTCAGTTCAGTGATATTTTTGGATTGGCATACAACATTTTGTTTGGTTTGTTGATTATTATATTCACTTATTTCTATACGGCGATCACAGTACCGACCAATAAAATGGCAGATGATCTAAAACGTAGCGGTGGTTTTATACCCGGTATTCGGCCAGGTAAAGAAACAGGTGATTATTTAGATAAAATAATGTCATTGATTACGTTACCAGGTTCTATTTTCTTAGCTTTGCTCGCTGTTTTACCGGCAGTGGTCGTTAAGTTGGGTGATGTGCAACCAGGGTGGGCATTATTTTATGGTGGAACATCGCTTTTGATTATGGTAGGTGTCGCTATTGATACAGTTCAACAAGTAAATTCATATTTATTAAATCGCCATTATGATGGTTTAATGAAAACAGGTAAAAATAGAAAAGTGGCATAA
- the rpsE gene encoding 30S ribosomal protein S5, with protein MYQKYKSVETVKPGGLDLKDRLVGVQRVTKVTKGGRAFGFSAIVVVGDENGVVGHGLGKSKEVATAIAKAIEDAKKNLIRIPLNRGTLPHEQKGKFGGARVYIQPASHGTGVIAGGAVRAVLEAVGVHDVLSKSQGSSNPHNVVKATFDALLQLRDARTVANQRGVSLEKVFKG; from the coding sequence ATGTACCAAAAGTATAAAAGCGTAGAAACAGTAAAACCAGGTGGTCTTGATTTAAAAGACAGGTTGGTAGGCGTTCAAAGGGTTACTAAAGTTACTAAAGGTGGTAGGGCATTCGGTTTTTCAGCTATTGTTGTAGTTGGCGATGAAAACGGTGTGGTAGGTCACGGTCTTGGTAAATCCAAAGAGGTTGCCACTGCTATTGCCAAAGCGATAGAAGATGCCAAAAAAAACCTGATTAGAATACCTCTTAATAGAGGGACCTTGCCTCATGAACAAAAAGGTAAGTTTGGCGGTGCACGCGTATATATTCAACCGGCTTCCCATGGTACGGGAGTAATAGCTGGTGGTGCCGTTAGAGCGGTTTTGGAAGCAGTAGGGGTTCATGACGTATTGTCAAAATCGCAAGGTTCTTCAAACCCACATAATGTAGTTAAAGCCACTTTTGATGCTTTACTTCAATTACGTGACGCTAGAACTGTGGCCAATCAAAGAGGAGTTTCCTTAGAAAAAGTTTTTAAAGGATAA
- the ykgO gene encoding type B 50S ribosomal protein L36, with product MKVRASVKKRSADCKIVRRKGRLYVINKKNPRFKQRQG from the coding sequence ATGAAGGTTAGAGCATCAGTAAAAAAGAGAAGTGCCGACTGCAAAATAGTACGCAGAAAGGGCAGATTGTACGTAATTAACAAAAAGAATCCTAGATTTAAACAAAGACAAGGGTAA
- the infA gene encoding translation initiation factor IF-1 — protein sequence MAKQAAIEQDGTIIEALSNAMFRVELENGHVVTAHISGKMRMHYIKLLPGDKVKLEMSPYDLTKARITYRY from the coding sequence ATGGCTAAACAAGCAGCAATAGAGCAAGACGGAACAATCATCGAGGCATTGTCAAACGCAATGTTCAGGGTAGAATTGGAGAATGGTCATGTAGTTACTGCACATATTTCTGGAAAAATGAGAATGCATTATATCAAATTGCTTCCAGGAGATAAAGTAAAATTAGAAATGAGTCCTTACGATTTGACTAAGGCGAGAATTACATATAGATACTAA
- the rplN gene encoding 50S ribosomal protein L14 gives MLQQESRLKVADNTGAKEVLTIRVLGGTKRRYASVGDKIVVTVKEATPNGGIKKGAVSTAVVVRTKKEVRRPDGSYIRFDDNACVLLNPTGEMRGTRVFGPVARELRDKQFMKIVSLAPEVL, from the coding sequence ATGTTACAGCAAGAATCTAGATTAAAGGTAGCGGATAATACAGGAGCCAAAGAGGTTTTGACCATTAGGGTATTAGGTGGTACAAAAAGAAGATATGCCTCGGTTGGTGATAAAATTGTGGTTACCGTTAAAGAGGCAACCCCAAACGGTGGTATCAAAAAGGGTGCGGTTTCAACGGCGGTTGTTGTTCGTACAAAAAAAGAAGTCAGAAGACCTGATGGCTCTTATATTCGATTTGATGATAATGCTTGTGTTCTTCTAAACCCAACGGGCGAAATGAGGGGTACCAGGGTTTTTGGACCGGTAGCAAGAGAATTGCGCGACAAGCAGTTCATGAAAATTGTTTCATTGGCACCAGAAGTACTTTAA
- the rpsN gene encoding 30S ribosomal protein S14 — translation MAKESMKARERKRAKTVAKYAEKRKALKEAGDYEALQKLPKNASPVRMHNRCKLTGRPKGYMRTFGISRVMFREMANKGLIPGVKKASW, via the coding sequence ATGGCTAAAGAATCAATGAAGGCCCGTGAACGTAAAAGGGCAAAAACCGTGGCTAAATATGCTGAAAAAAGAAAGGCTTTGAAAGAAGCTGGTGATTATGAAGCATTACAAAAGCTACCTAAAAACGCCTCCCCTGTTCGTATGCACAACCGTTGTAAACTAACAGGTAGACCCAAGGGATATATGAGAACCTTTGGGATATCCAGGGTCATGTTCAGGGAAATGGCCAATAAAGGTCTTATACCAGGTGTTAAAAAAGCTAGCTGGTAA
- the rpmC gene encoding 50S ribosomal protein L29, with the protein MKQSEIKELSVEELKAKLAEYKKQNSDLKISHSVTPLENPLLIRKTRKTVARLATELTKRENQ; encoded by the coding sequence ATGAAACAATCAGAGATAAAAGAATTATCGGTAGAAGAGCTAAAAGCTAAACTGGCTGAATACAAGAAGCAAAATTCGGATTTGAAGATATCACACTCCGTGACTCCTTTGGAAAATCCGCTTCTCATTAGAAAAACTAGAAAGACGGTTGCAAGATTGGCTACCGAATTAACGAAAAGGGAAAACCAATAA
- the rplO gene encoding 50S ribosomal protein L15, which translates to MNLSNLKPAEGSAHREGKRVGRGQGSGKGGTATRGHKGAKSRSGYSKKLGFEGGQMPLQRRVPKFGFTNINRKEYRGINLDTLQELVDNKVVKDTVTFEMLVEKGLAHKNDLVKILGRGELKTSLKISVHKFTASAKSAIEAAGGEAINL; encoded by the coding sequence ATGAATTTAAGCAATCTAAAGCCAGCTGAAGGTTCCGCTCACAGAGAAGGCAAAAGAGTGGGTAGAGGTCAGGGATCCGGAAAAGGTGGTACGGCAACCCGAGGACATAAAGGCGCAAAGTCCCGTTCGGGATACTCAAAAAAACTGGGTTTTGAAGGTGGTCAAATGCCATTGCAACGTAGGGTTCCTAAATTTGGATTTACCAACATTAACAGAAAAGAATACAGAGGCATAAATTTGGATACTTTACAAGAGTTGGTAGACAACAAAGTAGTCAAGGATACTGTTACTTTTGAAATGCTGGTTGAAAAGGGATTGGCCCATAAAAACGATTTAGTCAAGATTTTGGGAAGGGGAGAGTTAAAAACTTCCTTGAAAATTTCTGTACATAAATTTACTGCTAGTGCCAAATCGGCAATCGAAGCTGCCGGTGGAGAAGCGATAAATTTATAA
- the rplE gene encoding 50S ribosomal protein L5 gives MAYVPRLKTEYKERVIGSLKEEFGYKNVMEVPKLQKIVVSRGVGAAVADKKLIDHAVEELTNITGQRAIATMSKKDVAAFKLRKGMPIGAKVTLRGERMYEFLDRLVTTALPRVRDFQGIRATGFDGRGNYSLGVTEQIIFPEINIDKINRINGMDITFVTTAQTDKEAKSLLTELGLPFKKN, from the coding sequence ATGGCATACGTTCCAAGATTAAAAACAGAATATAAAGAGCGTGTAATCGGTTCTTTGAAAGAAGAGTTTGGTTATAAAAACGTTATGGAAGTTCCTAAACTTCAAAAGATAGTGGTTTCTAGAGGTGTTGGTGCCGCAGTCGCCGATAAGAAATTGATAGATCACGCAGTTGAAGAGTTAACGAATATAACCGGACAAAGAGCAATTGCAACTATGTCCAAAAAAGATGTTGCCGCTTTCAAGTTGCGTAAAGGTATGCCCATCGGTGCCAAGGTAACCTTACGTGGAGAACGCATGTACGAATTCTTGGATAGGTTGGTAACTACGGCTTTACCGCGTGTTAGGGATTTTCAAGGCATACGGGCCACCGGGTTTGATGGTCGTGGAAACTACAGTTTAGGCGTAACCGAACAAATCATTTTTCCCGAAATCAATATCGATAAGATAAATAGGATTAACGGAATGGATATCACCTTTGTGACAACAGCCCAAACGGATAAGGAAGCAAAATCATTATTAACTGAATTGGGATTACCTTTTAAAAAGAATTAG
- the rpsK gene encoding 30S ribosomal protein S11, with the protein MAKTSAKTTKKRKVIVESVGEAHITASFNNIIISLTNKKGDVISWSSAGKQGFRGSKKNTPYAAQVASEDCAKIAHEAGLRKVKVYVKGPGNGRESAIRSLHNSGIEVTEIIDVTPLPHNGCRPPKRRRV; encoded by the coding sequence ATGGCAAAAACGAGTGCTAAAACAACAAAAAAGCGTAAGGTTATTGTAGAGTCTGTGGGTGAAGCTCACATCACTGCATCTTTCAATAACATCATTATTTCCTTGACCAATAAAAAGGGAGATGTTATTTCTTGGTCCTCTGCTGGAAAGCAAGGTTTTAGAGGGTCTAAGAAAAACACCCCCTATGCTGCCCAAGTAGCATCGGAAGATTGTGCAAAAATAGCGCATGAAGCTGGTCTTAGAAAAGTAAAGGTTTACGTAAAGGGGCCAGGTAACGGTAGGGAATCAGCAATACGATCCTTACACAATTCTGGTATAGAGGTAACAGAAATTATTGACGTTACACCGTTACCGCACAATGGTTGTAGACCTCCAAAAAGAAGAAGAGTTTAA
- the rplX gene encoding 50S ribosomal protein L24: protein MKKLKVKTGDTVRIIAGDHKGTEGKILSVNLEKNKAIVEGANMVSKHQKPSAQNPQGGIVKMEAPIHVSNLSLIDKSGETTRVGYEIRDGKKVRVSKKSNEVI, encoded by the coding sequence ATGAAGAAGTTAAAAGTTAAAACAGGAGATACGGTAAGAATCATAGCCGGTGACCATAAAGGTACTGAGGGTAAAATCTTGTCCGTGAACTTAGAGAAGAACAAAGCGATAGTTGAAGGGGCCAATATGGTGTCCAAACATCAAAAACCGAGTGCTCAAAACCCACAAGGTGGTATCGTAAAAATGGAGGCACCCATTCATGTATCCAATTTATCCTTAATCGATAAATCCGGAGAGACAACAAGGGTGGGTTATGAAATAAGAGATGGAAAAAAGGTTAGAGTTTCCAAAAAATCCAATGAAGTAATTTAG
- the rpsQ gene encoding 30S ribosomal protein S17 translates to MENRNLRKERVGVVTSNKMEKSIVVAEVKRVKHPMYGKFVLRTKKYVAHDETNDCNIGDTVKIMETRPLSKTKCWRLVEILERAK, encoded by the coding sequence ATGGAAAATAGAAATTTAAGAAAAGAAAGAGTAGGGGTAGTAACAAGTAACAAAATGGAGAAGTCCATTGTCGTTGCTGAGGTCAAACGTGTAAAGCACCCTATGTACGGTAAGTTCGTTTTGAGAACCAAAAAGTATGTTGCGCACGACGAAACAAATGACTGCAATATCGGCGATACGGTCAAGATAATGGAAACACGCCCATTGAGCAAGACCAAATGTTGGAGGTTAGTTGAAATTTTAGAAAGAGCTAAATAA
- the rpsH gene encoding 30S ribosomal protein S8: MFTDTISDYLTRIRNASRAGHRVVEIPASNLKKEITKILFDQGYILSYKFEDSSVQGTIKIALKYDKFTKEPVIKKIQRISKPGLRKYAGSDDLPRVLNGLGIAIVSTSHGVMTSKQAKAEKVGGEVLCYVY, from the coding sequence ATGTTTACAGATACTATATCAGATTACTTAACAAGAATTAGAAATGCAAGTAGGGCAGGCCATAGGGTCGTTGAAATCCCTGCTTCTAATTTAAAGAAGGAAATTACAAAAATATTGTTCGACCAAGGCTATATTCTTAGCTATAAGTTTGAGGACAGCTCCGTTCAAGGAACTATCAAAATAGCCTTAAAATACGATAAGTTCACTAAAGAGCCTGTCATAAAGAAAATACAGAGAATAAGTAAGCCCGGTCTTCGTAAATATGCTGGCTCAGATGATTTACCAAGGGTTCTTAACGGTCTAGGTATTGCAATAGTTTCTACATCGCATGGTGTAATGACAAGTAAGCAGGCCAAAGCCGAAAAAGTAGGTGGTGAGGTTTTGTGTTACGTTTATTAA